The following is a genomic window from Collimonas fungivorans Ter331.
GATGGCCGCGGCCTTGCAGGAAATCGGCGATTTCGGTCAGCGACTCGGAAATGCCGGCGGCGAAATACTTGCCGACGATGGCAATGGTTTTCGGCATGGATTCGGGCAAATTCGCTGGCAAAATCGTTTGGGAAGGTAATTTTATAGGCCACATGCTGGCGATTAGACCATAATTTAAGCTTGCAATGAAGGATACGCATATGGCTCCGACGAATAATTCAGCTATCTCCCCTGGTTTCCGGCCCGGCAAACCGCTTGCCGTCAAAGCGCTGCTGTTCGACCTCGACGATACCCTGTGGCCGATCGTGCCGGTAATCACGCGCGCCGAACAGCTGCTGTTCGACTGGCTAGGCGAAAATGCCCCGGCGGTCAGCCGCCGGTTCACGATCGAGAGCCTACGCCGGCAGCGCATGGACCTGGTTGCGAGCAACCCGGTGTTCAAGTTCGATCTGTGGAAGCTGCGCCATGCGGCGCTGACCATCGCTTTCAACAGCGTCGGCGAAGACGCCGGCAAAGTGGATGCGGCGATGGCGGTATTTTCCGAAGCGCGCCACGCCGTGACGCCGTTCGCAGATGTCCAGCCGGCGTTGGCGCGGCTCAGCCAGCGCCTGCCGCTGGGCACGGTCTCGAACGGTTTCGCCGATCTCGGCAAGATCGGCCTGGCCGGGCATTTCCAGGCATCGATCGCGGCCCACAGCTTCGGCTGCGCCAAACCCGATCCCAGCATTTTCCATGCAGCTTGCGCAGCGCTGGGTGTCGCGCCGGAACACACCGTGTACGTCGGCGACGATCCCTTGCTGGACGTGGTCGGCGCCCAGCAGGCCGGCTTGCAGGCGGTCTGGATCAACCGGTTTGACCGCTTGCTGCCGGCCGGCATCAGCGCCCAGGCCAGCTGCACCAGCCTGCATGAGCTGGAGGCCTGGCTGGAACAAACCGCGGTTCGCGGGTAAAAACAGTGTATAAGTGCATGCATAAGCTGCTGGTAAGCCAGTCCAGTGCTCGCTAAAATAGACCCATATGCAACTAGATACTCGCGCTCAAACCCTGCTCAAGGCCCTGGTCGAACGGTATATCGCCGACGGCCAGCCGGTTGGCTCGCGCGCCCTTTCCAAGATCTCCGGCCTGGAACTGTCGCCGGCGACGATACGCAACATCATGGCCGACCTCGAAGAAATGGGGTTTGTCGCCAGTCCCCACACTTCCGCCGGCCGGGTGCCGACGCCGCGCGGCTACCGCATGTTTGTCGATACCCTGCTGACGGTCGAGCCGATTGACGAGACCGCGCTGGAATCCAAGATGCAGGCGCGCCTGCAGCCGAATTCGCAACAGAAAATCATCGCCAATGCGGCCCAGGTGCTGTCATCCCTGTCGCATTTCGCCGGCGTGGTGCTGACGCCGCGGCGCGAGTCGATCTTCCAGCAGATCGAATTCCTGCGGCTTTCGGAAAAACGCATCCTGCTGGTGATCGTCAGCCCCAACGGCGACGTCCAGAACCGGCTGCTGCTGACCGATGTCGACTACAGCCCGGCCAAGCTAGTGCAGGCCGCCAACTATATCAACCAGCATTACGGCGGCCTCAGCCTGGACGATGTCCGCCTGCGCTTGCAAGGCGAACTGCGCAAGCTACGCGACGACATGACCTGGCTGATGCAGGCCGCGGTCGAAGCCGGCAGCGACGCCATGACCGACAATAGCGACGAAGTGGTGATTTCGGGCGAACGCAACCTGCTCAGCGTCACCGACCTGTCGTCGAACATGGATTCCCTGCGCAAGCTGTTCGACATGTTCGAACAGAAAACCAGCCTGATGCAATTGCTCGACATCTCCGGCAAGGCCACAGGCGTCCAGATCTTCATCGGCGGCGAATCGCAGCTGGTGCCGATGGAAGAAATGAGCGTGGTGACCGCCCCCTACGAGGTCAACGGCAAGATTGTCGGCACGCTGGGCGTGATCGGTCCGACCCGGATGGCGTATGAACGCGTGATCCCGATCGTGAATATCACCGCCAAGCTGCTGTCGAACGCCCTGAGCCACAGCTGAACGTGTCCCGCAACGACGCCATCATCGACTATATCCGCGAGCTGCTGGCGCCGCTGGGCGCAATCAGCGCGCGCAAGATGTTCGGCGGCTACGGCGTCTACCACGACAGCGTAATGATCGCCCTGGTGGCCGAAGGCATCCTCTACCTCAAGACTGACGAAGAAACCCGGCCGCAGTTCGCCGCCGCCGGATGCACGCCTTGCATCTTCGAAAGCAAAGGAAAAACCATTGAGATGAGCTACTGGTCGGCGCCC
Proteins encoded in this region:
- a CDS encoding HAD family hydrolase, which produces MAPTNNSAISPGFRPGKPLAVKALLFDLDDTLWPIVPVITRAEQLLFDWLGENAPAVSRRFTIESLRRQRMDLVASNPVFKFDLWKLRHAALTIAFNSVGEDAGKVDAAMAVFSEARHAVTPFADVQPALARLSQRLPLGTVSNGFADLGKIGLAGHFQASIAAHSFGCAKPDPSIFHAACAALGVAPEHTVYVGDDPLLDVVGAQQAGLQAVWINRFDRLLPAGISAQASCTSLHELEAWLEQTAVRG
- the hrcA gene encoding heat-inducible transcriptional repressor HrcA, which produces MQLDTRAQTLLKALVERYIADGQPVGSRALSKISGLELSPATIRNIMADLEEMGFVASPHTSAGRVPTPRGYRMFVDTLLTVEPIDETALESKMQARLQPNSQQKIIANAAQVLSSLSHFAGVVLTPRRESIFQQIEFLRLSEKRILLVIVSPNGDVQNRLLLTDVDYSPAKLVQAANYINQHYGGLSLDDVRLRLQGELRKLRDDMTWLMQAAVEAGSDAMTDNSDEVVISGERNLLSVTDLSSNMDSLRKLFDMFEQKTSLMQLLDISGKATGVQIFIGGESQLVPMEEMSVVTAPYEVNGKIVGTLGVIGPTRMAYERVIPIVNITAKLLSNALSHS
- a CDS encoding TfoX/Sxy family protein, with amino-acid sequence MSRNDAIIDYIRELLAPLGAISARKMFGGYGVYHDSVMIALVAEGILYLKTDEETRPQFAAAGCTPCIFESKGKTIEMSYWSAPEDAMDSAAAMTPWARLAYAAAVRKANAKPAPKARKRKAA